A window of Candidatus Eremiobacteraceae bacterium genomic DNA:
ATCGAAACGACGCTGGAGCAGGTCCTCGACGCAGTTACGCCTCGAACCCGCTCTTCCGAATCGCCGGGTCACCCCTAAATTCGCTGGATTAGGTACCCGCGGCAGATCCGAATCGAAGCACGTACTTGATGATGAGCCGATCGAGGGTCGCCGCCGCTGACGGCGAGCCGTAATTGATGTAGAGGTCGCCGCTACCAGTCCGTGTGTGGAAGCCTGCCGCCAGGTTCGTTCCGGTTTGCGTCGAGAACCCGCCCAGGCCATTGATGCCTCGCAACGATAGCGTTAGATTCGTCGACGGCCCCACGTTCCAACCGAGCGAGACGCGTCGCAGCCATTGCGAGTCGAGACTGCCGGTCGAAAGCCCGCGCTCGTATGAACCGTCGTATTCCAAGCCGAGCGTGTAGCGCGAGCCGAGCGGCTGCGAGGTCGTCGCGCTATATAGATGAAGCCAGTTGCCACCGAACGACCCCCAATTCACGAGCACGTCGAACGGCTTGGGCGTCCCATCACCAAACCCGAGCGGTACGTACATGAGGTTGAACGGCACGTTCGAACCGTCGGTATACGTCGGATAGCCGCTGAAGAAATTGCCGCCGTAGCCGCGCAGCTCGCTCGTCGACGGTCCGATCCCGTTGATGGAAAGCCCGTTCTTGAAGACCGCGCTGAAGAAGATGTTCGAATCGGCCTCGTGCACGGCGCCGCTGCGGTCGAGCAGCCGATCGCCCTGGAAGAACATGCTCCAGCTCTTCACGCCGGGCGTGCTGCCGTTGAAATTGACGTAGCCCGTCGGCCCGCGGATGTCGGAGATCGTCGTGAATCCATCGATCGGATCGTAGTTGGGTCCCACGTCGGCGTATTGCGCGATGATCTGGTAGTCAGGCTTTTCTAGATACACCCAGTCGTTCGTCGATTGCGTGACGCCTTGCGGCACCCACGAGCCGCTCTCATCGGCGCCGTTGAGCGACCACACGAATCCGCTCGTCCGATTGAGGCCTCGAGCTCCGACCTCTTCGGTCGAATCGGTCCCCGCGATGCTATGGTGCGCGAGCACGCCATCCGCCCAGTACATGAACGAGCGATCGTCCGTCGCATGCTTGTAGCCGAAAGCCTGATCGTCGAACGTGTCGCCCGTCAGCTGATCGTAGCCGCGGAACGAGAGTAGGCCGAAACTTTGGAGGCCGAACGTCCCTTCGATCTTCGCGCCGCGGTCGAACGGTCCGATGCTGGGCGAGTAGAAGACCTCGTCTTTCGGCGCGTTGAAGTCCGTGTAGCCATCGGGGTTCGGATCGACGAAAGCGGCGCCTTCGGCGAAGAACGGCCGGTACTCGGTCAGCTGCCGAGCGAATTCTTGCGGCGCGATCGTCTGCTGGTCGATTTCGACGTTCGAGAAATCCGGATTCGCGGTGCCGACGAAGTTGATCGTCGATGTCAGCGGCACGCTCGCGTCGACGCCGGCCGAGCGCGTATGCTCGGGCTGGAACGTGCCGTTGGCTTGCTGGTAGAGTCCGCGATCGACACCCGCACTCGTCAGGCCATACACCTCGAGCCTCGGCTTCGGTCGTGCGCCGACGTTGCTCGCGAGCGTGACGCCCGTGACGTGCGGCCAAAAACGCAGGTCAGCGAAGGACGGCCAGGCGGCCCCGACCATGTCTATCATTATCGGATCGAATGCCCAAGAGATGTGCTCGCCTTTCGCGGCGATACCGCGGAAGAATCCTATGCGCCAATTCTGCCCCGCACCCGCATGCAGCCGCATGGAACGAAGCGGGATGATCATGACCGCCCGCCACGTCTTGCCCTGCACTGCCGTTACGACTTTCCAATCCGGCCGATAGCGCACGTCTTCGGTCGATTGTTGGTAGCGGATGCCACGCGGCGTCGTCTCGAAGAGGTACGCTTGCGAGCCGTTGCCGCTCGTGTCGATCCCGACCGCGACGAAATCGTCGACGCCGAAACCGACGTCGTTCGCCGTCTGCGTGGCGACGATCGGTTCGGACGATTGCGGCACGACGAATCCGACATACACGTTCGCGTCGTCGTAGAGTATGCTCACCTGTGGCCCATCAGCCGGCTGCCGGGTCGTCACGTTTTCCCACTGTCCGACGACCGGCACCGCGCCCGCTTGCCACGCTGGGTCGGTCATCGACGGGTCGGCGCTTAGCGGATGCGGCGCGCGGACGAGCTGAAACGAATATGAGGATGTGGCGGCGGCATGCGCCTCAGCGGTAAATCCCAGCAAGATCACAGCCACCGCGAAAAGCACGGAAATCGGTCTCATGGGTGGAGTATCGCGCAGGCAGCCCTTGCGCGTCTTCAGAACCGCCATCAAAATCCTATGATGGGCTTCGGATGATGATCGTATACCGGATCGGGCCCTTCGAACTCCAAGCGGAGCGGTTGGTCGCAACTTGCGACGGCGCGGCACTCGGCTTCGGCCCCAAAGTCGCCGAAACGCTTCTCGCGCTCGCCGAGCAGCCAGGTCGCACCCTTTCGAAGTCTGAGCTCCTCGACCGCATTTGGCCCGACCGCTTCATCGAAGAGGCGAATCTCGCTCAAAACGTCTACGTCATCCGCAAGGCGTTCCGGGCACACGGTGTTCCTGATGCTATCGAGACTGTTGCGCGCTACGGCTATCGCCTGACCGTTCCGATCGTCCGCGTGGCGCACGTAGCGCCGGCGGCCGAGGCGGTGCGGTCGTCCGACTACACGCGACCTCTCCGACACTTCGCGAACCGGATGGTCGTTATCGCCGGTGCCGCCTCCATGATAGCAGCGGCCCTCTTCATCACCGGGAGCGGTGCGCTCGACGGTCGCGCAGCGTCGCAAAAGCATCTCTCGACTCGCGGCGCGCAACTCTACGCGATCGGCACGTACTTCTGGAACGAGCGGACGCGCGACGGCGTCCGCAAGAGCCTGACGTATTTCGCACAGGTCGTCAATAGCGATCCAACCGATCCGCGCGGCTACGCCGGTCTCGCCGATGCGAACGCGATGATCGGCGCGTACTGTTACGGCACGCACGGACCCTCGGTCTACTTCGCGCGCGCAAAGGCGTACGCGAACGAGGCTCTCGCCCTGGATCCGGATTCGGCGGAGGCGCACGCGGTGCTCGGTGTGCTCGCGCTTCAAGACGCCGACACGCGACGCTCGGCCGCCAAGCCGCCCGAGACGCAGGCGTCAGAGAAACAGCAGGCCATGTCCGAGCTGGAGCACGCGATCGCGCTCGACCCCAACTACGCGCCGGCACAGGAGTGGTACGGGATCGCACTCGTTGAAGAAGGCAAATTGTCCGACGGGATCGCGCACTTGAAGACGGCGTCAGCGCTCGATCCGCTTTCTGTTTCGACGACGGCGTGGCTCGGCGCAGCGGCCTATGAAGAGCATCGCTTCGATGACTCGATCGCGTACGGACACCAGGCGCTCGAGTTATCTCCGAAACGAGTCGATGTGCTCGGCATGCTCGGCAAGGCGTACGAAGCGAGAGGCGACATCGATCTAGCTATTGCGTCCTTCAAACGCTACGCCGCAGTCGATCCGTACTATCGGCCGGAAGCAGCTGCGCTGCTATCGCGCGCATACGTGCTCGAACGACGGGTGCCGGTGGCGCGCGCGGAATTCGCATTCGCATTGGCGCACGCAGACGCGACCAACCTCGCCGACCTCGAGGCCGCGGCCGTTGCGCTCGGCGATCGAAAGAGCGCCGCGGATATCCTGCGCCGCACGCACGGGCATTTCTTCAACCTGGCCTGAGGCTGGTCCAGCCGAACACCGCGCCAAGTCCCCTCAAACGCTCAGTATCAACCGACATGCGCCTTCCCTAGGGTCATGCCACGAGCGTGACGCTTCCACGCCGCGGAGCCTGACCGGGACCAAATGACTACGCCGCTAAGAGGGCGGCCTCTCAGCAAGACGAGAACTCAATATCGGACCTTCTAGTCATCATTCTTTCGTCAGAAGGCTGTTGCTTTATGTTCGGTCGACGTCGCATCGGTTCTATTGCAGCCGTTGTCTTTTTCATTGGCGGCGTTCTGTCGGCAAGCGTGCGGCCGGCGGAAGCGCAGCCCTACCTGGGCACAGTCAAGGCGATAAACGGCGACTACTACGGCGTTCAAGCGATCACGTACGATCCGATTAAGAAGCACATCTTTGCTCAATACCTTCAGTCGGGTGAATGGGTCGTCGCTCGCATCACTCAAGCCGGCATCGCGACACCCCTCGTCGTTCTGCCATTTTCGGTTTTCGATCTCGCTTTCGACAGTCAGACCGGCAAGGTGTACGCCGGATACGGTTGCGAGATCATCCAGATATCAGCCGCAAACGGCGCGACGACGGTACTGGCCGGCAGCACCACGTGCGGTACAGCCGACGGTAAAGGGCCGCTGGCGCAATTCCAAAAGCCGAACGGAATCGCGGTCGATGGCACAAACGGTGATCTATACGTCGCCGATAGCGATCGCGTTAGGAAGGTCACTCCCCATGGCGTCGTGACTACGCTGACCGCCCCCGGCAGCATCGGAGGCGGCAACTGCCAGCCTTTCAATCGCGGCTTCCAAGGCGTCGCCTACGATGCGCTCGACGGAAACCTCTACGTCGCCGACTCGTGCCCGAACATCATCCGGCGAGTGACCGTCACAACGGGGCAAGTCACGAACGCCTACGGCCAGTGTTTTCTCGATCAGTTCTTCGACTGTGAAGCGTTGTCGCGCGACGGAACAGGCACGAGCGCGCTGTTCGCAAGCCCTAGCGGGATCGTATACAGCGCCATCGACCAGGCACTTTACGTTGCTGACGCTCTGAACAACCAGATCCGGCGAATTTCGCCGCAGGGCGTGGTGACGACACTCGCCGGCAGCGGACATGCCGAGTTCGCGAACGGCATCGGCAATCTCGCGTCGTTCGACGAACCCGACGGTGTCGCGGCCAGTGCGAACGGCGTGCTCTACGTCGCGGATACCATCAATCAATCGATCCGCACCGTCGCGAGCACTGGACCGACGCCTCCGCCTCCGCCGCACAGCTTCAGGCTGATGGACGTTCCCGACATCGGAGCTCATCCGTACGGCATCACGTTCTCGACCGACGGCTCACTTTGGTACACGGAGACCGATTTCGCCAAGGTCTTGAAGATCGATACTACGGGGATGCAGCACTCGTTCACGCTGCCGTCCGGAAGCTTCCCTCAGGACATCGTCGGTGACGCGTCGGGCAACGTCTGGTTCGATATCGGTCTCGGCCCACCGCCGTTTTCGCCGACACCGTCGATCGGCGTCATTCGGTCCGACGGCACCATGAACACATACAGCGTGCCGGGCGGTGTCGACGTGACGTCGATGACCCTCGGGCCTGACGGCAACATCTGGTTCGTCGCATCGAACGTCGACCTGCTTGGATTCATAACGGGCACCGGAACGGTAACCGAGTTCACCGTCGATCCGGCGAATTACATCTCAGGCGGCTTGTCCGGCGATATATGGACGACAGGGACGGGTTTCATCGAGCGCTTTTCGACGAGTGGCACGCTGCTCAAGAAATACGTCACGAACCAGTTTCAGATATCGGAGTTCAACCCGATCGCGCCCGGGCCAGTCGATCGGATGTGGTTCGCGCAAGCGGTCGACGTCGGCGAAGTCCTCAAATCGACGGTCGCGACGTTCCAACTGCCTCCGCAACCGCAGCCGTTCGGTTGGGATCCGCAGGGCGTCGTTGAGGGCTCGGACCGAGCCGTGTGGTTCACGTCGGGCTCGAGCGGCGACCTCGGCCGCATGACCTCGACAGGAGTTTTCAAGGCGCTCGAGATTCCCGCACCACGATCCTCGCCGACCCGGATCGTCTTGGCGCCCGATGGTTCGCTTTGGTTCGTCGACTTCGGCGCGTCGAAGATCGGACGGTGGTTCTGATGGCTGTCAATAGGCAAAAGGTTGCCGGCGCTGCGCTCGTCGCGGTACTGCTCTTGACGGGATCGGCTGCATCTGCGAGGCTTTCGCCTCGCGGGCAGGTATTGCCGGCGTTGATGCGCGTATCGGCCACGGTCGTACGCGCGCGTCTCGTGCCCGATGGATATTCGGCAATCATCAATCGAAGCGGGACCGCTTATCAGGGCAAGGTCACGACCATTCCGGGTGTCTTCCAAGGTCTCGGACCGGTCGCGTCAGATCCTGACACGGGTGGCCTCATCGCGACCGTGTCCGGCTCACCGACGATATTGGAACTCGTCGCCCTGAACGGCAAGACGTCGCAGATAACGACGTTCAACGGTTCATTCCCATTCATGGTGTACGACCAAGGCTCGCAATTGATCTACGCGCCGGAAGGCTGTACGGTCGTCACCGTTTCGCCGAGCACGGGCGTCATCTCGACGCTCGCGGGCAGCTCGACGTGCGGCACGAACGACGGCCAAGGAGCAAACGCGCAATTCCAAGGTCCGACCGGCATCGCGCTCGACGGCACGAACAAGATCCTCTACGTCGCCGACAAAGATCGCATCCGATCTGTCAGTGAATCCGGTCTCGTGAAGACAGTCACGGCGCCCGGGTCGATCGGACCGCCGAATGGGTTGTTCTGCTTCGACGGCCCGAGCCTCTTAGGGCTGACGTTCGATCCCGACAATGCGAAATTGTATCTCGCCGACACGTGCTCGGAACTGATCCGTCGGATCGACCCGACCCACGGAAGCGTTGCGACGCTCGCTGGGCAATGCATCTTGCTCAACTCGGCCGAGTGCGAAGACCTATACCGGGATGGGCACGGGACGTCGGCTTTCTTCTCCTTTCCGTCCGACATCACGTACGATCACGCCGACGGCTTTCTTTACGTTTCGGAATACCACAACAATCTGGTCAGGCGCGTGAGCACGACCGGAGATGTCACGACGCTCGCGGGAAACGGCCACAACGAATTTCGTAACGGCGTTGGACCGAGCGCCGCATTCAACGCGCCGATCGCGATCGCGGCGAACGTCGACGGCACCATAGCCGTCGCCGACGTGAGTAACAGCGCCATTCGCCAAGTCGTCGCCGACGGTCCGACACCTCCGCCGCCGCCGCACGGCATGACCTTGCTCGATCCACCGACCCCAGGGGAAGCGCCGGTCGGCATCGCTG
This region includes:
- a CDS encoding tetratricopeptide repeat protein — translated: MMIVYRIGPFELQAERLVATCDGAALGFGPKVAETLLALAEQPGRTLSKSELLDRIWPDRFIEEANLAQNVYVIRKAFRAHGVPDAIETVARYGYRLTVPIVRVAHVAPAAEAVRSSDYTRPLRHFANRMVVIAGAASMIAAALFITGSGALDGRAASQKHLSTRGAQLYAIGTYFWNERTRDGVRKSLTYFAQVVNSDPTDPRGYAGLADANAMIGAYCYGTHGPSVYFARAKAYANEALALDPDSAEAHAVLGVLALQDADTRRSAAKPPETQASEKQQAMSELEHAIALDPNYAPAQEWYGIALVEEGKLSDGIAHLKTASALDPLSVSTTAWLGAAAYEEHRFDDSIAYGHQALELSPKRVDVLGMLGKAYEARGDIDLAIASFKRYAAVDPYYRPEAAALLSRAYVLERRVPVARAEFAFALAHADATNLADLEAAAVALGDRKSAADILRRTHGHFFNLA